tctggtacttcctgtatatagctccacattgatctggtacttcctgtatatagctccacattgatctggtacttcctgtatatagctccacattgatctggtactggtactccctgtatatagctccacattgatctggtacttcctgtatatagctccacattgatctggtacttcctgtatatagctccacattgatctggtactccctgtatatagctccacattgatctggtacttcctgtatatagctccacattgatctggtactccctgtatatagctccacattgatctggtactggtactccctgtatatagctccacattgatctggtacttcctgtatatagctccacattgatctggtacttcctgtatatagctccacattgatctggtacttcctgtatatagctccacattgatctggtacttcctgtatatagctccacattgatctggtactccctgtatatagctccacattgatctggtactccctgtatatagctccacattgatctggtactccctgtatatagctccacattgatctggtactccctgtatatagctccacattgatctggtacttcctgtatatagctccacattgatctggtacttcctgtatatagctccacattgatctggtactccctgtatatagctccacattgatctggtacttcctgtatatagctccacattgatctggtacttcctgtatatagctccacattgatctggtactccctgtatatagctccacattgatctggtacttcctgtatatagctccacattgatctggtacttcctgtatatagctccacattgatctggtacttcctgtatatagctccacattgatctggtactggtactccctgtatatagctgcacattgatctggtacttcctgtatatagctccacattgatctggtacttcctgtatatagctccacattgatctggtactggtactccctgtatatagctccacattgatctggtacttcctgtatatagctccacattgatctggtacttcctgtatatagctccacattgatctggtacttcctgtatatagctccacattgatctggtactccctgtatatagctacacattgatctggtacttcctgtatatagctccacattgatctggtacttcctgtatatagctccacattgatctggtacttcctgtatatagctccacattgatctggtacttcctgtatatagctccacattgatctggtacttcctgtatatagctccacattgatctggtacttcctgtatatagctccacattgatctggtacttcctgtatatagctccacattgatctggtacttcctgtattgtgctccattcttgtgtattttttttattcctcttgtgttagtTACCGTTTTATAATTGTTTTTGAATCTCTGCATCATTCGGAATAGGTTCGTAAgcaagtatttcactgtaaagtaCACCagatgtattcggtgcatgtgataacatttgatttgatactgtaAATATTTCAAAGGTTAATATTAAGAACAATATTTTCAAAAATATAGATTGTCCCGTCTTTCACGAATCCCTGATTTGTGTCTTGACAGATCTTGTGTGACTCTAAATTTTTCAAGACATTTTTTACTTCAGAATTTTTACTTCTGTTTAACCAACTAGAACGAGAGCCAAGATGTGCTGTTACTATAGTAAATTTTCAGCACGTGTCATACCACATGAATCCACAAGAGGGCGGACACGTACCGTGTATCGATCACCGTAACACGTTTTGAATGACCATTTAGTCAACTAACATTTCTTTGTTTGATGATAAGATGTAGACAGATGTTCAGCTTGGAAACAGAAGGACTTGGCCAGAGTTGTTTTATTATTTCAGACAAACAGGAACTCATTTAGTCTCGAAGATCTTTTGACTTCCATCATGAAGATATAAACAGTTCTCTTCATCCACATAATCCTGCAGGGTTGGGTCCAATTCAGCTTTCAGTACCAGCATGATGGATTCATTAAATCATTCACTATATTGAAGTCTGACTTGAGCCCAGTCCTGATCCACTGATAGTGATATATGTAAACCATATCAGACTAATAAACAGTTAATCATGATAACATGTTACTGGTAGCGTGTTACAGGGAACAGTTAGACAGTAGAACACACAGCAGGTCATGATAACATGTTACTGGTAGCGTGTTACTGGTAGCGTGTTACAGGGAACAGTTAGACAGTAGAACACACAGCAGGTCATGATAACATGTTACTGGTAGCGTGTTACTGGTAGCGTGTTACAGGGAACAGTTAGACAGTAGAACACACAGCAGGTCATGATAACATGTTACTGGTAGCGTGTTACTGGTAGCGTGTTACTGGTAGCGTGTTACAGGGAAGATGTAAACATGTTTGACACACGTTGGTCTCAGTTTCACACAACGGAAGGCCTGTCAGGTTATACATTTATACAATGGAAtaacacacattatacacacacacattatacactaaacacacattatacacacacacattatacactaaacacacattatacacacacacattatacactaaacacacattatacactaaacacacattatacacacacacattatacacacacacacattatacactaaacacacattatacacacacacattacacacacacacattatacacacacacattatacacacacacattatacacacacacattatacacacacacattatacacacacacattatacacacacacacacacattatacactaaacacacattatacacacacacattatacactaaacacacattatacacacacacattatacacacacacattatacaacAGAAGGCCTGTCAGGTTATACATGGATACAAtggaataacacacacacattatacacacacaaacattatacacacacacattatacacacacacattatacacacacacaatacacacacacattatacacacacacaatacacacacacacattatacactaaacacacattatacacacacacaatacacacacacacattatacacacacacacaatacacacacacacattatacactaaacacacattatacacacacacattatacaacAGAAGGCCTGTCAGGTTATACATGGATACAATGGAATAACACACCAtaacattatacacacacattatatatacacacacattatatatacacacacattgtaCATACACATtatacactaaacacacacacactatacacacacactatacacacacacacacacacacacacacacacacacacacacacacacacacacacacacactatacccacacattatacacacacacattatacacacacccCATAGGTTAGTTGTACTGGCTGTAACAGagccaggggttagaggtcaaagGTCATTAGTATCAGCTCTCACATGGAAGACCACCTATAGGTCACGTGGGGTTTAGGGAGATGACCTCTACAGTCACACAGGATCACAGTTCATAGTTCAGGGGTTAGATATCAAGGGATGGGAATCCGTCTGTCAGTTAGAGATCTCCCAGCCTTCCCTCGGTCTCTGACACACACAGGAAGTAGTGGGGTGAAAGATAGCCAATCAGAACACAAGGCCACTGGCGGTTGTCCAATCAGCATCCCAGACCGCTGATAGATCCGATGCGGTCCACCTTCATGCCGAAGCATCCCCTGGCGGTGGCGCTCCTCCTGCTCCCCCCACGGAACATCCTCTGTCGGCGCAGAAAGTCTAGGAACAACCTGGGGACCACAGGACCCGCCCCCATGCCACGACCAGCCAATCCCTGGGAGGGAGAATGGGAGGGGCCAGATGTGGAACCTTCAGAGGTGATGTCTGGTTGGTTGAGGATCAGAGAGCGGAGCTGAGCGCTGAAGAGATTATCTAGTacctggagggagggaagggagagaggagggtgggaggaggggaggagaagagggagagagaaggggcatCAGTGCATTTGTCACGATAATAATTCATATAAAGTAGTAATTTGTTAAATTACAGGTACTGTACGTGTAAAAGGTAAACCATTTTGTAAATCCTATAAACGACTGAGATAATGGAAATCCAATGAGCGAGGCTGATGTTATCAtgtccacccggcacagccagaagaggactggccacccctcatagcctggttcctctctaggttttttcctaggttctggcctttctagggagtttttcctagccactgtgcttctacacctgcattacttgctgtttggggttttaggctgggtttctgtacagaactttgagacatcagctgatgtaagaatggctttagaaatacatttgattggaaGATCTGGCTCAAGCCTCATTTCGCAGAGAGCGCGTTTTTAGAGACCTGGGACATTTTTAGCAGAAAGTGGTTAAAGACTGAAGACTGAAGACCGGCTCATCAGATACAGTGTAATTTCCGTTATAGGACTTTAGAAAGGCAAACACATGCCATTCTGGTGAACATCCTCTGGTTTTTGGCAACGGCCACTTCAGCGTCTCACATCCCTCGATGAGTTGATGTTTTGGATGCAATCATCATCTAAATGAACAGTAACATATCATTTCCATCATCATCTAAATGAACAGTAACATATCATTTCCATCATCAGCTAAATGAACAGTAACATATCATTTCCATCATCAGCTAAATGAACAGTAACATATCATTTCCATCATCAGCTAAATGAACAGTGACATATCATTTCCATCATCAGCTAAATGAACAGTAACATATCATTTCCATCAGCTAAATGAACAGTAACATATCGTTTCCATCAGCTAAATGAACAGTAACATATCATTTCCATCAGCTAAATGAACAGTAACATATCATTTCCATCATCAGCTAAATGAACAGTGACATATCATTTCCATCATCAGCTAAATGAACAGTACCATATCGTTTCCATCATCAGCTAAATGAACAGTGACATATCGTTTCCATCATCAGCTAAATGA
Above is a genomic segment from Salvelinus namaycush isolate Seneca unplaced genomic scaffold, SaNama_1.0 Scaffold1947, whole genome shotgun sequence containing:
- the si:ch73-265d7.2 gene encoding C-type natriuretic peptide 2, which translates into the protein VLDNLFSAQLRSLILNQPDITSEGSTSGPSHSPSQGLAGRGMGAGPVVPRLFLDFLRRQRMFRGGSRRSATARGCFGMKVDRIGSISGLGC